The DNA region CATCTAATATGAGATTTCTGACTGATCTTTCTGACCCTCTTTCACAACTATTTAAAGAGAATGATTGATGTTTAGGAAAAATCCCATTATGTTCTTTTACTAAGATATCATATTTTTCAATGACATATCGAAATGAAAAAGCAAGTATAAATAATAAAACAAAAAAACCGAAAGCTACGAAAAATTTCATGATTTTCTTATTCATACTTTTTCTCTCCTTTCCAGCTTATATTTCCTGAACGTTCGAACTTATCCCATGATTGGGGTTTATAGAAATATGACATTGTTCCATATATTACAAAAGAGAGATTAATCATACGAAAAAAGAAGATTTCTATTGGTAGGAAAAAGAAAATTCTAAACGTATCAATCATTGAGAATTTTACCCCATGAAGAGAACTTACATAAATAGTCGTAATAGATTGATAAATAAACAAGAAAGTAGCTCCAATACCCAGCAACAATAATAAAACTACGTGACTAGTATTAAAGAGTAATAAAATAGGAGTAGCAACTACAGGGAACGCATTCATTGTCCCAATAATGAATTGATCAACTAGAAAAAAGAGTGAGAACCTTATTGAGAATTTATTAAAATAACATTTACGATAATGAATTAAACATTCGATAAAAGCTTTTTGCCAACGAACCCTTTGTTTAAACATATCTTTTAAAGTATCTGGACACTCTGTATAACATGAAGCTGTAGGTACAAATGCAATCCTCCACTTTTCATTATTTTCTTTTATCCACTTATGAAGCTTAAGTGTGATATCCATATCTTCACCAATTGTTCTTCTAAAACCTTGAATATTAAAAAGCGTTTCTCTTCTAAATGCCCCAAAAGCTCCTGATATTACTGTAATAGCTTCTAATGTTTCTTGTGCCCTTTTATGCAGGTAGAAAGCTGTTAAATATTGAAGGAATTGATATTTAATTACACCTTTTATTTTAAATGTCGGCCTAAGGTTTTGAATATGTCCTTCAAATGCTTGTGCAATAAGCACAGTTCCACCACA from Bacillus solimangrovi includes:
- a CDS encoding glycosyltransferase, which gives rise to MVFLYISFAIFTAFVIFQTIYIMIPLFKNEKRKRSKISKQYSFSVIVPAFNEKKVIQHCISGFCTQNYANAELILVNDGSTDDTMILLRDELDLKIIERKLDSRLKYQQIRTIYQSKINSSIYVVDKLNGGKADALNAGIALSTQEIIITLDADCYLDQNSINEMNHKFQEENVLACGGTVLIAQAFEGHIQNLRPTFKIKGVIKYQFLQYLTAFYLHKRAQETLEAITVISGAFGAFRRETLFNIQGFRRTIGEDMDITLKLHKWIKENNEKWRIAFVPTASCYTECPDTLKDMFKQRVRWQKAFIECLIHYRKCYFNKFSIRFSLFFLVDQFIIGTMNAFPVVATPILLLFNTSHVVLLLLLGIGATFLFIYQSITTIYVSSLHGVKFSMIDTFRIFFFLPIEIFFFRMINLSFVIYGTMSYFYKPQSWDKFERSGNISWKGEKKYE